One stretch of Filifactor alocis ATCC 35896 DNA includes these proteins:
- the rsgA gene encoding ribosome small subunit-dependent GTPase A, protein MLEGIITKAISSFYSVDTEEGVFICKARGLFKNKKQSLLVGDKVNIVITDNVSKDGIIEKIIPRTNILIRPSIANVSHALLFFSIKNPDPNLSLIDRFIVLAQEQQLKITLCFSKVDLDDGIRLQKLLEIYKKVGYPVISISTYDNKNLEELKNTLKSHITVIAGPSGAGKSSFINTLSQNFNIKTNSVSSKIGRGRHTTRHVELMRIGTDSWIADTPGFSSLSLSHIPYTELKEYFLEFHDYDLNCKFSNTCLHYKEPDCCVINAVKNKEISLERYQSYLQLLEEIKETERRKSW, encoded by the coding sequence ATGTTAGAGGGCATTATTACAAAAGCAATATCGTCCTTTTATTCAGTGGATACAGAAGAAGGTGTTTTCATCTGTAAAGCGAGAGGGTTGTTTAAAAATAAAAAACAATCTTTGCTTGTTGGGGACAAAGTAAACATTGTTATTACTGATAATGTTTCTAAAGATGGAATAATTGAAAAAATAATTCCAAGAACGAACATATTGATTCGCCCATCTATTGCTAATGTTAGTCACGCTCTATTGTTCTTCTCTATCAAAAATCCGGATCCAAATCTATCATTAATTGATCGATTTATTGTTTTAGCTCAAGAACAACAGTTGAAAATTACACTTTGTTTTTCTAAAGTTGATTTAGATGATGGAATAAGATTACAAAAACTATTGGAGATTTATAAAAAAGTAGGGTATCCTGTTATTTCTATCAGTACTTATGATAATAAAAATTTGGAGGAACTCAAGAATACTCTGAAAAGTCATATTACAGTGATAGCAGGCCCTTCCGGTGCAGGGAAAAGTTCTTTTATCAACACGTTAAGCCAAAATTTTAATATAAAGACAAATTCCGTCAGTAGTAAAATCGGAAGAGGAAGACATACAACAAGACATGTTGAGTTGATGAGGATAGGAACTGATTCGTGGATTGCTGATACTCCGGGATTTAGTTCATTGTCCTTGTCGCATATCCCATATACTGAATTAAAAGAGTACTTTTTAGAATTTCATGATTACGATTTAAATTGTAAGTTCTCTAATACCTGTCTACATTATAAAGAGCCGGATTGTTGTGTCATTAATGCAGTGAAAAACAAAGAAATTTCTTTAGAAAGATATCAAAGTTATCTGCAATTATTGGAAGAGATTAAAGAAACCGAGAGACGGAAAAGTTGGTAA
- the rsmB gene encoding 16S rRNA (cytosine(967)-C(5))-methyltransferase RsmB, giving the protein MKKQSLKKEKNNAVPSVRKLAYDSVYAVKYKGVYSNLYISQSIKKYRLIDRDRVFYTELVYGTLENIKFLDYVIDKFSNVKVDKLSKEVLTILEVSLYQIHYMDGVQNFAVVNEMVNLAKVVWHNARIPSFVNGILRNILRNPNAFDILLPPGKKRLSIEYSVSEWISELLINQYSLEKAEDILYALSQHPAIYLRVNMNKVTTDRLKEKLCSLGVDTEKVVGFDNILQTKHFNGIEKNEYFLKGYFTIQDISSVCCIKALSPKTGEKILDICAAPGGKTTAIAEIIGEKGIVFSNDKGVNKLNLISQSAKRLCLDNIELSDIDACEFQENWKEMFDRVLVDVPCSGLGVIRRKPEIRYKQGVEFKSLYPIQKKILDNASQYVKKDGILIYSTCTLNREENQEVIHHFLSTHTNFTLDDMIIPTLGQVYGMVELLPDEGQWDGFFISKLKRIQ; this is encoded by the coding sequence TTGAAAAAACAATCCTTAAAAAAAGAAAAAAATAACGCTGTGCCTTCCGTTAGAAAGTTGGCATACGATAGTGTTTATGCAGTGAAATATAAAGGTGTTTATTCGAATTTATATATTTCCCAATCCATCAAAAAATACAGATTAATAGATAGAGATAGGGTTTTTTACACAGAATTGGTTTATGGAACCTTGGAAAATATTAAATTTTTAGATTATGTCATTGATAAGTTTTCAAATGTTAAAGTAGATAAGCTTTCCAAGGAAGTGTTGACTATTTTAGAGGTGTCTTTGTATCAGATTCACTATATGGATGGGGTTCAAAATTTTGCCGTAGTAAATGAAATGGTTAATTTGGCAAAGGTGGTGTGGCATAATGCAAGAATTCCTTCTTTTGTAAATGGAATTTTGAGAAATATTCTAAGGAACCCGAATGCTTTCGATATTTTGTTGCCACCTGGGAAAAAAAGACTCAGTATTGAATATTCAGTAAGTGAGTGGATATCAGAGTTGTTGATAAATCAATACAGTTTAGAAAAAGCAGAGGACATTCTATATGCCTTATCACAACACCCTGCAATCTATCTTAGAGTGAATATGAATAAAGTTACAACAGACAGATTAAAGGAAAAACTATGTTCTTTAGGAGTCGATACAGAGAAAGTGGTGGGATTTGATAATATATTACAAACGAAACATTTCAATGGAATTGAAAAAAATGAATATTTTTTGAAGGGATATTTTACGATTCAAGACATCAGTTCCGTTTGTTGTATAAAAGCACTTTCTCCTAAAACCGGAGAAAAAATATTGGATATTTGTGCTGCTCCGGGAGGAAAAACAACAGCAATTGCAGAAATAATCGGGGAAAAGGGCATTGTTTTTTCTAACGACAAGGGAGTAAATAAGCTAAACTTGATTTCTCAGAGTGCAAAGAGGTTATGTTTAGATAATATCGAGCTTTCAGATATAGATGCTTGTGAATTTCAAGAGAATTGGAAGGAAATGTTCGATCGTGTGTTAGTAGATGTTCCGTGTTCCGGATTAGGAGTTATTAGAAGAAAGCCTGAAATCAGATATAAACAGGGAGTAGAGTTTAAATCATTGTATCCTATTCAAAAAAAGATTTTAGATAATGCTTCACAATATGTAAAAAAAGATGGAATTCTTATTTATAGTACTTGTACTTTGAATAGAGAAGAGAATCAAGAAGTAATTCATCATTTTCTATCAACTCACACTAATTTTACCTTAGATGATATGATCATTCCAACACTTGGACAAGTATACGGAATGGTTGAGTTATTGCCCGATGAGGGTCAGTGGGACGGTTTTTTTATCAGTAAATTAAAGAGAATACAGTAG
- the rlmN gene encoding 23S rRNA (adenine(2503)-C(2))-methyltransferase RlmN produces MCVDLRSMEYYEVEEVVLNLGEKKYRAKQIYNFLAKGVSSIDEMYTLSKDFREKLKERYYICKTDIYHKLESNLDGTRKYLIELGDGNLIETVLMIYKNGPSICLSTQVGCRMGCKFCASTVDGLVRNLTPGEIIGQMITVQKDLGERIANIVIMGSGEPFDNFDNLVKFLKLVHEDYGLQIGYRHITISTCGLVPKIREMEKLGIPINLAISLHQVEQNKREEIMPIAKVYDIEELIEAGKHYANVTKRRVTYEYALIEGVTDSLEEAHKLGSLLKGSLSLINLIPINPIKEKSFKKPNLKRVQAFQKVLLNYHIITTVRRELGSDINGACGQLRRDVINRDKR; encoded by the coding sequence ATGTGTGTTGATTTAAGAAGCATGGAGTATTATGAAGTAGAAGAAGTGGTGTTGAATTTAGGTGAAAAAAAATACCGTGCAAAACAAATCTATAATTTTTTAGCCAAAGGAGTTTCTTCTATTGATGAGATGTACACACTTTCAAAAGATTTTAGAGAAAAATTAAAAGAACGTTACTATATCTGTAAAACTGATATTTATCATAAACTGGAATCTAACTTGGATGGAACTCGAAAGTATTTGATTGAATTAGGTGATGGTAATTTAATCGAAACCGTTTTAATGATATACAAAAACGGACCTTCTATTTGTTTATCTACACAGGTGGGATGTAGAATGGGATGTAAGTTTTGTGCTTCCACAGTAGACGGTTTGGTAAGAAATCTTACACCGGGTGAAATCATCGGTCAAATGATTACCGTTCAAAAAGACTTGGGAGAAAGAATTGCAAATATTGTAATCATGGGTTCAGGAGAGCCGTTTGATAACTTTGATAACCTGGTTAAGTTTTTGAAATTGGTTCATGAAGATTATGGATTGCAGATAGGATATCGACATATCACTATATCCACTTGCGGTCTCGTTCCCAAGATTAGAGAAATGGAGAAGTTGGGAATTCCAATCAATTTGGCAATTTCTTTGCATCAAGTAGAACAAAATAAAAGAGAAGAGATTATGCCGATTGCAAAAGTGTATGACATTGAAGAATTGATTGAAGCAGGAAAGCATTATGCAAATGTTACAAAAAGAAGAGTTACTTATGAATATGCATTGATTGAGGGTGTGACAGATTCTTTAGAAGAAGCACATAAATTAGGAAGCTTATTAAAAGGGAGTTTATCTCTAATCAATCTTATTCCTATTAATCCCATAAAGGAAAAAAGTTTTAAAAAGCCTAATTTAAAAAGAGTACAGGCTTTTCAAAAAGTTTTATTAAATTATCACATTATTACCACAGTTCGAAGAGAATTGGGTTCGGATATTAACGGAGCTTGCGGACAGCTGCGCAGAGATGTCATTAATCGAGATAAGAGGTGA
- a CDS encoding IS30 family transposase: MEYNNTTANSRKNKHLNDFERGQIQLLHNKGYSAYKIAKELRRASNTIRNELKRGTVTQIKGIHDVQVYYPDTGKLVYEKNRKNCKKKFKALKCSKYLDFVKQKFNEEKWSLDAICGYAKLNKLYEGQRVCTKTLYNYVDIGLIGIKSIDLPLRVKRKPAKKRVKENKRKLGKSIEERPQEIETRKTFGNWEIDTVIPKKNKEEASLITITERKSRMELILKLNRRKASIVNETLKNTLNRLKEPQKIFRSITSDNGLEFAKLCELEKTYIGNIYYCHPNNPQERGTNEKHNSLIRRFLPKGKSLNDYEEEHYIKIMNWMNNLPRKILNYRTPIEVFIEELNNLGLLDDNEELVQFDIAI, translated from the coding sequence ATGGAATATAATAATACTACAGCAAATTCAAGAAAAAATAAACATTTAAACGATTTCGAAAGAGGACAAATTCAACTTCTGCATAATAAAGGATATTCAGCATACAAAATAGCAAAAGAACTTCGTAGAGCATCCAACACCATAAGAAATGAGTTAAAAAGAGGTACAGTAACTCAAATAAAAGGAATACATGATGTACAAGTATATTATCCGGATACAGGTAAGTTAGTATATGAGAAGAATCGAAAAAATTGCAAAAAGAAATTTAAAGCCTTGAAATGTAGCAAATATTTAGACTTTGTAAAGCAAAAGTTTAATGAAGAAAAATGGTCGTTAGATGCAATTTGTGGATATGCAAAGTTAAATAAGCTATATGAAGGTCAAAGAGTCTGCACCAAGACATTATACAATTATGTAGATATAGGTCTAATAGGAATAAAATCTATTGATTTGCCCTTAAGAGTGAAAAGAAAACCGGCTAAAAAACGAGTAAAAGAAAACAAAAGAAAACTTGGAAAAAGTATAGAAGAAAGACCGCAAGAAATAGAAACAAGAAAAACATTTGGAAATTGGGAAATAGATACAGTAATACCAAAGAAAAACAAAGAAGAAGCATCATTAATAACCATAACAGAAAGAAAAAGTCGAATGGAACTAATCTTAAAATTAAACAGAAGAAAAGCATCCATAGTAAATGAAACATTAAAGAACACATTGAACAGATTGAAGGAACCACAAAAAATATTTAGAAGCATAACAAGTGATAACGGCTTAGAGTTTGCGAAATTATGTGAACTTGAAAAAACATATATAGGAAACATCTATTACTGTCATCCCAATAATCCCCAGGAAAGAGGAACAAATGAAAAGCACAATAGCCTAATCAGAAGATTTCTACCGAAAGGAAAATCATTAAATGATTATGAAGAAGAACACTATATAAAGATAATGAATTGGATGAACAATTTGCCAAGAAAAATCCTAAATTACCGCACTCCTATAGAAGTTTTTATAGAAGAACTAAATAACTTAGGACTTTTAGATGATAATGAGGAATTAGTTCAATTTGATATTGCAATTTAA
- the pknB gene encoding Stk1 family PASTA domain-containing Ser/Thr kinase, translating to MEKLIGKILGNRYEILEKIGEGGMSVVYKAKCHILNRIVAVKVLKQEYSNDDEFLVKFKNEALSVAKLNNGNIINVFDVGQDGNISYIVMEYVDGKNLKQLLKTQKKFPVEQVLDISKQIAMALEEAHNKKIVHRDIKAQNIMLTTKGVVKVGDFGIAKAVSSSTITASGAIMGSVHYFSPEQARGGFVDERSDLYSLGIIMYEMVTGRLPFDGDSPVNIALKHIQNNITFLESDDVPLELQDMILKLTQKNPDKRYSGATSLIQDISYLQDGKKVHRYSYDEESDYCTKKVPTLKRDDFYQNAISKNQDDIEFDFEKKGRKKPSIVTLLAIITAIGLLGIVFSMRGFLFQSSKNTIPVPHIIGLSEQEARETLERAGLQLNVIKTEPNTKYESGQVTDTNPNEGIKVPKGTIVNVVLADSSKEKLTLENFVGQDFTEVEKKYVGKLQFKTEFIPSTEPTNRILEQQPSEGTEVELGSQIILFLSKNANDIPISVPNVVGKDASEAKGILSLFKVSESYKEDKEQPEGVVLSQKPEEGEQAKPKSTVHIVVNKYDRPKTITKRIVVTLPRDNEVVSVKITDQNSSKIIFNKNVTVSEVDGVLSVDVEGLQGETKKFEIEIDSNFYDTTEISF from the coding sequence GTGGAGAAATTGATAGGAAAAATTTTAGGAAACAGATATGAAATATTAGAAAAAATAGGCGAGGGCGGAATGTCTGTTGTCTATAAAGCGAAGTGTCATATTTTAAATAGAATTGTTGCGGTAAAAGTATTAAAACAGGAATATTCCAATGATGATGAGTTTTTAGTCAAATTCAAAAATGAAGCACTTTCGGTTGCAAAGTTAAATAACGGAAATATTATCAATGTGTTTGATGTAGGACAAGATGGAAACATCTCTTATATTGTAATGGAGTATGTAGATGGAAAAAATTTAAAGCAACTATTAAAAACGCAAAAGAAATTTCCCGTTGAACAAGTTCTTGATATCTCAAAACAGATTGCAATGGCATTAGAAGAAGCTCATAATAAAAAAATTGTTCACAGAGATATTAAAGCACAAAATATTATGCTTACTACAAAGGGTGTGGTAAAGGTTGGAGATTTTGGGATTGCAAAAGCAGTGAGCAGTTCTACAATTACAGCATCGGGAGCAATTATGGGATCTGTTCATTATTTTTCTCCTGAACAAGCACGCGGAGGGTTTGTAGACGAGAGAAGTGATTTATATTCTCTGGGAATCATTATGTATGAAATGGTGACAGGAAGACTTCCGTTTGACGGAGATAGCCCTGTTAACATTGCTTTAAAACATATTCAAAATAATATTACCTTCTTAGAATCTGATGATGTTCCTTTGGAATTGCAGGATATGATTCTGAAATTAACTCAAAAAAATCCGGATAAACGCTATTCCGGTGCAACGAGTTTGATTCAAGATATCAGTTATTTACAAGATGGTAAAAAAGTGCATAGGTATTCTTATGATGAAGAAAGTGATTATTGTACTAAAAAGGTTCCAACTTTAAAGCGGGATGATTTTTATCAAAATGCGATATCAAAAAATCAAGATGATATTGAGTTTGATTTTGAAAAAAAAGGCAGAAAAAAGCCTTCTATTGTAACGTTGCTTGCCATTATAACGGCAATAGGACTGTTGGGGATTGTTTTTTCTATGAGAGGATTTTTATTTCAATCATCAAAAAATACGATTCCGGTTCCTCATATTATAGGTTTGTCTGAGCAAGAGGCAAGAGAGACTCTTGAAAGAGCGGGATTGCAACTTAATGTTATAAAAACAGAACCTAATACAAAATATGAGAGCGGGCAGGTAACTGATACTAACCCCAATGAGGGAATTAAAGTTCCAAAAGGTACGATTGTAAATGTAGTTTTAGCTGATTCTTCAAAAGAGAAATTGACTTTAGAAAACTTTGTAGGACAGGATTTTACTGAAGTGGAAAAAAAGTATGTTGGAAAATTACAATTTAAAACAGAATTTATTCCCAGTACAGAACCTACAAATAGAATTTTAGAGCAACAACCTTCAGAAGGAACAGAAGTAGAATTAGGAAGTCAAATTATTTTATTTTTGAGTAAAAATGCAAATGATATTCCGATTTCCGTTCCGAATGTAGTTGGCAAAGATGCGTCTGAAGCCAAAGGAATTCTTTCTTTGTTCAAGGTGTCTGAAAGCTACAAAGAAGATAAAGAACAACCTGAGGGGGTTGTGTTATCTCAAAAACCGGAAGAGGGAGAACAAGCAAAACCAAAATCAACAGTGCATATTGTTGTAAATAAGTATGATCGTCCGAAAACAATAACAAAAAGAATTGTGGTTACTTTGCCGCGAGATAATGAAGTGGTTTCTGTAAAGATAACAGATCAAAATTCATCCAAGATAATTTTTAATAAAAATGTGACAGTCTCAGAAGTGGATGGCGTATTATCGGTAGATGTAGAAGGCTTACAAGGAGAAACAAAAAAGTTTGAAATTGAAATTGATTCAAATTTTTATGATACTACAGAAATCAGTTTTTAA
- the rpe gene encoding ribulose-phosphate 3-epimerase — translation MIKLAPSILSADFSQLAESVKAVENAGCEYLHIDVMDGHFVPNITFGAVVFEKLRKKSNMTFDCHLMIEQPDLYLEDFVKAGADIITVHQEACVHLNRTIHHIKELGCKAGVAINPATSPQALEYVLQDVDMVLIMSVNPGFGGQKFIPQSLDKIKKLKQMIDAKNYNVDIQVDGGVSVDNIHDIVTAGANIVVAGSAIFGKDNIQKAVSNLRDSAEQS, via the coding sequence ATGATAAAATTAGCACCATCTATACTTTCAGCAGATTTCAGTCAGTTGGCAGAAAGTGTGAAAGCGGTTGAAAATGCAGGATGTGAATATTTGCATATTGATGTAATGGATGGACATTTTGTTCCGAATATCACTTTTGGAGCCGTTGTTTTTGAAAAACTGAGAAAAAAATCAAATATGACTTTTGATTGTCATTTGATGATTGAACAGCCTGATTTATACTTGGAAGATTTTGTAAAAGCAGGAGCTGATATCATTACAGTTCATCAGGAAGCTTGTGTTCATCTCAACCGTACCATTCATCATATCAAAGAGTTGGGTTGTAAAGCAGGAGTAGCGATTAATCCTGCGACATCACCACAAGCATTAGAATATGTTTTGCAAGATGTAGATATGGTTTTAATTATGAGTGTGAATCCCGGATTTGGAGGTCAAAAATTTATTCCTCAGTCATTAGATAAAATTAAAAAATTAAAACAAATGATTGATGCAAAAAATTATAATGTAGACATCCAAGTGGACGGCGGCGTGAGTGTGGACAATATTCATGATATTGTAACAGCAGGAGCGAATATAGTAGTTGCCGGATCGGCCATTTTCGGAAAAGACAATATTCAAAAAGCGGTATCAAATTTGAGAGATTCAGCAGAACAATCTTGA
- a CDS encoding DUF1385 domain-containing protein, translating to MKEPVGGQALIEGVMMRCGKKKAIAIRKSNGEILTTKLKPHILFENSVIYQIPFIRGIFVLINSMIEGSKDLTYSASFFMEDEENSKLEQLLENVFGKYAQKIVDGAIFAFSFFLAVFLFVVLPTMIAKNQSQNTWFISLKEGVIKILLFISYLFLVSRTKDMHRVFQYHGAEHKSVFCYEQGRPLTVENVRKMSRFHPRCGTNFIFLILIVSVLLFSFINVRVVLVRSIIKLSLFPVVSGISYELLRIAGKKDIFAIKLFVYPGMLLQRITTQEPDDSQIEVAISALLAAVEES from the coding sequence ATGAAAGAACCTGTCGGTGGACAAGCGTTAATTGAAGGTGTGATGATGCGTTGCGGAAAGAAAAAAGCAATTGCTATTCGTAAATCCAATGGTGAAATTCTTACAACTAAATTGAAACCACACATACTTTTTGAAAACAGTGTAATATATCAGATTCCGTTTATAAGAGGTATTTTTGTTTTGATAAATTCAATGATAGAAGGCAGTAAAGATTTAACTTATTCTGCAAGTTTTTTCATGGAAGATGAAGAAAATTCTAAATTAGAACAATTGTTGGAAAATGTTTTTGGAAAGTATGCTCAAAAAATAGTAGACGGAGCAATATTTGCATTCTCTTTTTTTCTTGCCGTTTTCCTGTTTGTTGTTTTACCTACAATGATAGCAAAGAATCAATCGCAAAATACATGGTTTATCTCGCTTAAAGAAGGAGTTATTAAAATATTGCTGTTTATTTCATATTTATTTTTGGTGTCAAGAACAAAAGACATGCATCGTGTTTTTCAGTATCATGGTGCGGAGCATAAGAGTGTATTTTGCTATGAACAAGGAAGACCGCTTACTGTAGAAAATGTTAGAAAAATGAGTAGATTTCATCCAAGGTGCGGTACTAATTTTATCTTTTTGATTTTGATTGTGTCTGTTTTGCTGTTTTCGTTTATTAATGTAAGAGTTGTGTTGGTCAGAAGTATCATCAAACTGAGTTTATTTCCGGTTGTTTCCGGCATTTCTTATGAACTTCTCAGAATAGCAGGAAAAAAAGATATCTTTGCTATCAAATTGTTTGTTTATCCCGGAATGTTATTGCAACGCATTACAACTCAAGAACCGGATGATAGTCAAATTGAAGTGGCAATTTCAGCTCTTTTGGCAGCAGTGGAAGAATCATAA
- a CDS encoding dicarboxylate/amino acid:cation symporter translates to MWSSLFLKKNLYFRIAIGFFVGIFTGIFFPVLSKNLKFLGDIYLNLIKMMIVPIIFFSVTTGILNLGDRREFKRIGFKTIFLFVFMFLASSAVSLLVAYAIQPGHNLILENTPTYTGELTTPSAVDFFSNIVPSNIIDAMAKGNILSVILFSALFAIASVSIEKESQKVRELLQSFSSVFFKILDYVMETSPLGVAALMAYSIAEYGEGIFTALSKYILTAYLACIAVFIVVMLVPTLVYTKISFKRFIVGLSKIWLVTLSTTSSAAALPTSLKISKEEYLVPEEISNFVLPLGCTINMCGGAASFCCLAVFVSGFYNITFSFEQIVYFVIIATLINMGAPGIPGGGIILGASFLSIIGLPFDLMGPIAAFYRLLDMAFTTMNVTGDIAANLLIAKSEEKHR, encoded by the coding sequence ATGTGGAGTAGTCTATTTTTGAAGAAAAATTTATATTTTCGAATAGCTATTGGTTTTTTTGTTGGAATTTTCACGGGTATTTTTTTTCCTGTTCTATCTAAAAATTTGAAATTTTTAGGAGATATTTATTTGAATTTAATCAAGATGATGATAGTTCCTATTATTTTTTTCTCTGTAACAACCGGAATCTTAAATTTAGGAGATAGAAGAGAGTTTAAAAGAATTGGCTTTAAGACGATTTTTCTGTTTGTATTCATGTTTTTGGCATCATCTGCAGTTTCGTTATTAGTTGCTTATGCAATTCAACCTGGTCACAACTTGATATTGGAAAATACACCGACATACACCGGAGAATTGACAACGCCTTCTGCTGTTGATTTTTTTTCTAATATTGTTCCGAGTAATATTATAGATGCTATGGCAAAAGGAAATATTTTATCGGTCATCCTTTTTTCGGCATTGTTTGCGATTGCATCCGTTTCTATAGAAAAAGAATCGCAGAAAGTAAGAGAGCTGTTGCAGAGTTTTTCGTCAGTGTTTTTTAAAATTTTGGATTATGTTATGGAAACTTCTCCGCTTGGAGTGGCTGCTTTGATGGCATATTCTATCGCGGAGTATGGAGAAGGAATTTTCACAGCATTGAGCAAGTATATTTTGACAGCATACCTTGCATGTATTGCAGTATTTATCGTCGTTATGCTTGTTCCAACATTAGTTTATACAAAGATTTCTTTTAAAAGATTCATAGTAGGACTTTCAAAAATCTGGTTAGTGACATTGTCTACTACAAGTTCTGCCGCTGCATTACCGACATCATTAAAAATAAGTAAAGAAGAATATCTTGTCCCCGAAGAAATCAGTAATTTTGTTCTTCCGTTAGGTTGTACAATCAATATGTGTGGCGGAGCAGCTTCTTTTTGTTGTTTGGCGGTATTCGTATCAGGATTTTACAACATTACATTTTCTTTTGAACAAATCGTATATTTTGTTATTATTGCTACACTAATTAATATGGGAGCGCCCGGAATTCCGGGAGGAGGCATTATTTTAGGTGCATCTTTTTTGTCAATTATAGGATTGCCGTTTGACTTGATGGGTCCGATTGCAGCATTTTATCGATTGTTAGACATGGCGTTTACCACGATGAATGTTACAGGGGATATCGCAGCAAATTTATTGATTGCAAAATCGGAAGAAAAACACAGATAG
- a CDS encoding Stp1/IreP family PP2C-type Ser/Thr phosphatase: protein MKYSLLSDKGNVREMNEDYTKSLKVSENAHLFLLADGMGGHNKGEVASELAVESVVEYFQRHREIISNLHQKTDLPKIQEFIKRAIIFSNERVNKESLKEDQHGMGTTLVLSYLTKEFVVIANIGDSRAYLYCDNSFEQVTNDNSYVQELVKLGVISNEEARNHEKKNIVTRAIGTESGVEIDFYNFEIKEKDVLLMCSDGLTNMLKDFEIKEILDRKYLPSFCCEQLVKEAKQKGGYDNISIILVYL from the coding sequence TTGAAGTATAGTTTATTGAGCGATAAAGGAAATGTAAGAGAAATGAATGAAGATTACACTAAAAGTTTGAAAGTATCTGAAAATGCTCATTTATTCCTTCTTGCAGATGGAATGGGAGGCCATAACAAGGGAGAAGTTGCAAGTGAACTTGCCGTAGAGTCAGTTGTGGAATATTTTCAACGGCACAGGGAAATTATCTCTAATCTTCATCAAAAAACAGATCTTCCGAAAATTCAGGAGTTTATAAAAAGAGCTATTATTTTTTCAAATGAAAGGGTAAACAAAGAATCATTGAAAGAAGACCAACATGGAATGGGCACAACTCTTGTGTTATCTTATCTCACAAAGGAATTTGTCGTAATTGCGAATATTGGAGATAGCAGAGCTTATCTATATTGCGACAATTCTTTTGAGCAAGTTACAAACGATAATTCCTATGTTCAAGAATTGGTCAAGTTGGGAGTTATTTCCAATGAAGAAGCGCGAAATCATGAGAAAAAAAATATAGTTACAAGAGCCATCGGAACAGAATCCGGTGTAGAAATTGATTTTTATAATTTTGAAATAAAGGAAAAAGATGTTTTGTTGATGTGCAGTGACGGTTTAACTAATATGTTAAAAGATTTTGAAATAAAAGAAATCCTGGATAGGAAATATCTCCCTTCTTTTTGTTGTGAACAGCTGGTAAAGGAAGCAAAACAAAAAGGTGGATATGACAATATTTCTATCATTTTGGTGTATCTTTAA
- a CDS encoding thiamine diphosphokinase: MSLLGKKAAILWNGDLQDKEFIVSRLNHFDMIICADGAADFLKEYDYLPDVIIGDLDSICEDTLEYYRERQVEFLRFPPEKDFTDSELTIRYLLEQGIYHATVFGFSGSRLDHSIANLGLLYYAVNQGISINYISRRNRIMCLKPGTYFFENQYKFYFSLVALFGIVKNISLSGAKYSLSSYTMKQGETIGISNEYIENICLEFEDGHLLVIESEKDISI; the protein is encoded by the coding sequence ATGAGTCTTTTAGGAAAGAAAGCAGCTATACTATGGAACGGAGATTTACAAGATAAAGAGTTTATTGTTTCTCGGTTAAATCACTTTGATATGATTATCTGCGCAGATGGGGCTGCAGATTTTCTGAAAGAATATGATTATTTGCCTGATGTCATTATTGGAGATTTGGATTCAATTTGTGAAGATACATTAGAATACTATAGGGAAAGACAAGTTGAATTTTTAAGATTTCCACCGGAAAAAGATTTTACGGATAGTGAGCTTACGATACGATATTTGTTAGAACAAGGTATTTATCATGCAACAGTATTCGGTTTTTCAGGGAGTAGATTAGATCACAGTATTGCAAATTTAGGTTTGTTATATTATGCTGTAAATCAAGGAATATCAATAAATTATATATCTCGAAGAAATAGAATAATGTGCCTAAAACCGGGGACTTATTTTTTTGAGAACCAATATAAATTTTATTTTTCTCTGGTTGCTCTTTTTGGAATTGTAAAGAATATTTCATTATCCGGTGCAAAATATTCTCTTTCTTCTTATACAATGAAACAAGGAGAAACTATTGGTATCTCTAATGAATACATCGAAAATATTTGTTTAGAATTTGAAGATGGACATCTACTCGTCATAGAGAGTGAGAAAGATATTTCTATCTAA